The following nucleotide sequence is from Pedobacter sp. PACM 27299.
TTACCATCGTATTGACCGCTTCTTTCTTGCTCTTGTATCAAAAACTGAAGTTTAGAAACCTGACTTCATCCCTGATCCCTTATGGGAGAATGAGCTTAACCAATTATGTGAGTCAATCTATTTAGGTGCTTTAATTTATTTCCCTTTTGGCCTGTCTTTGGCCAAGTCCTGTGGCATGACGCTAAGTTTAATGATTGGTATTGTCGTTTTTCTCGTTCAGGTACAGTTTTGTAAATGGTGGTTGAGCAAACATAAACAAGGACCTTTAGAAGGACTATGGGCAAAAGCAACCTGGTTAAAATAACCAGGCTGCAACCGGTTTAATATAAAAATGAAATTATTAATCATGGAATTATTACATTAGAAATAGATTTCAACCAACAAACCAACCATTACCTACATGACCACTACCATTAAAGAAAAGAGTGCCTGGGCTTACTTGCTGAGTGCACCAGTAATTGTAGCCTCTCTTGGCTATTTTGTAGACATCTATGATTTACTTTTATTTGGTATTGTAAGGATTCCCAGCTTAACAGAATTGGGCCTAGATGAGGCTGCGCGCTCTATTGAAGGAGCTAGTATCATCAATTGGCAGATGACCGGTTTACTGCTGGGGGGAATTCTATGGGGAGTGCTAGGCGATAAAAAAGGCCGGTTATCTGTACTTTTTGGTTCCATTATCACTTATTCTATTGCCAATTTTGCATGTGGATTTGTACAGGATGTTTTTGTTTACAAGATTTTGCGTTTTATAGCAGGAATAGGTTTGGCTGGGGAACTTGGCGCTGGGATCACACTGGTTTCTGAAAGTTTACCAAAAAAACTGAGAGCATTAGGGACTTCCCTGGTGGCAGGAGTAGGATTACTAGGTGCGGTAGTTGGTTATTTCACTGTAGAGCTCTTCAGCTGGCGAAATGCTTATTTCATTGGTGGTGGAATGGGAATTCTTTTATTATTCCTTCGAATAGGTGTTTTTGAATCGGGGATGTTTCATGCCATGAAGGCTAAACAGCAATTGAGCAAAGGCAATTTTCTTTCTTTTTTTACTAAGAAAAGCAGGTTGATTTTATATTTAAAATGCATTGGTGTAGGCTTGCCTACCTGGTTTGTGATCGGTATTCTGGCTACATTTAGTAATGAAATTGGTAAGGCCTTACATATTTCTGAAGCCATAAAACCAGGATTAGCAGTGATGTGGTGTTATGTAGGTCTTGCTGCGGGAGATTTGGTGAGTGGGATCATCAGCTATTGGCTGGAATCACGTCGTAAGGCTGTGGCTTACCTGATGTTGTTTGCGGCCATCGGGAGTCTGATATTTCTATATGGAGGCATCTCCACTACAAAAGGATTGTACGCCATGTGTTTATGGGTAGGATTTGGCATTGGCTACTGGGCCATGTTTGTAACGATTGGTGCGGAGCAATTTGGTACAAATGTAAGGGCAACAGCAGCTACTACTATTCCAAATATGGTGCGTGGAACGGTAGTCCTGATGACTACCGGTTATACTTTTTTAAAACCCCATGTGATGGAACTGAATGCCGCTGCAATCATTGGCCTGCTTTGCTTCGGAATAGGATTTTATTGCATCAAAACCATTCCTGAAACCCATCATAAGGACCTTGACTTCGTAGAAGACTAAATCCTCAGGATGGACAACAGATCTATTTGATGGGCTGAAGAATTACTGATTTCAATTTGA
It contains:
- a CDS encoding MFS transporter, whose amino-acid sequence is MTTTIKEKSAWAYLLSAPVIVASLGYFVDIYDLLLFGIVRIPSLTELGLDEAARSIEGASIINWQMTGLLLGGILWGVLGDKKGRLSVLFGSIITYSIANFACGFVQDVFVYKILRFIAGIGLAGELGAGITLVSESLPKKLRALGTSLVAGVGLLGAVVGYFTVELFSWRNAYFIGGGMGILLLFLRIGVFESGMFHAMKAKQQLSKGNFLSFFTKKSRLILYLKCIGVGLPTWFVIGILATFSNEIGKALHISEAIKPGLAVMWCYVGLAAGDLVSGIISYWLESRRKAVAYLMLFAAIGSLIFLYGGISTTKGLYAMCLWVGFGIGYWAMFVTIGAEQFGTNVRATAATTIPNMVRGTVVLMTTGYTFLKPHVMELNAAAIIGLLCFGIGFYCIKTIPETHHKDLDFVED